The Telopea speciosissima isolate NSW1024214 ecotype Mountain lineage chromosome 11, Tspe_v1, whole genome shotgun sequence genome includes the window accatatttcggtatctatggactcggcctctggcctatgcacatgcgtacctcactcatacaataggtgaatgctggttAGGATAAAtatttacccagtactatgacccttaccgacagggggttaggtgtcggtcaaatctgTGGGTTTCGACCGTTATTCAGGTATACCCACCCGAAAAGTTTGGGCACCGACCATATTTTGGGTGGAACACCAGGatgggatttgacttgggggtttgcgtatatctcttggtggagatcGGTACGATAGGCTTCCAgcgcaactcgggtttgtcatcgccagtataccatccgtttatggtaccgatgtcggggatgctacctaaggtgttgctatagtactatacctgacttagttgtgtgttaggtggataacaataaaactatacatcatcattcattcatgtagcatgattgtaaattttatgtgatgtacggtctaccttggtggtatgggacaccttggtatccgtccatcatgtatggtttgcagtcaaccccattcattattattattgtgtatgcttgtgtggcttagccactcattgggctcagttggagctcactcctcgaggaaacatatttttagttgatgcaggtataTTCGAGCAGGACGGCgcggagttcaagactcctgaagaaggtcatgaagagtggtggactccggagtatgaggatcatggatcggagtgctactgtgagatgtgttccacgagggaacagtgattcttggctggtggccatcttttgttacactttgataaactatcttctgattcaaaggtgtattatttttattcctttcttgataagtgtatttattatacagtgataatgcatagatcctgattagaacgaattgtacttgaaggggtaaacttgaatagacaatattttatatgctatcacctagcttctgctaactctgatgttattaatattaatcctttccttttacctattatctgtcgttgtgaatgagttagtcttggatactgcatcagtgattctggtggttggagagcgtagttgtatgctccagttgcatttcccgtggttcagggatagGGGTGTAACACTAGGTCTCTTTGGTTATGACATGCATCAGAACAACTTCTTATAACTTGCTTGTTAATGGAGCTGTCTGTGGCTCTATTACTCCCTCGCGTGGCATTCAGCAGGGGGACCCCCTGTCGCCGGCTATATTCTTCTTATGCTCTCAAGCACTTAATGCTGTCATCAATAGAGCTGAAGACCTTCACTTGATTCGGGGGATCAGAATTCGACACAGGGCACCATCTCTGTCACACCTTATGTTCGCTGACGATTGCCTCCTCTTCTCAGAGATGAAATTGGATGAAGTTTGCAATCTTATGGCATGCCTAGAACTCTACTGTAAGGCAAGTGGGCAAGCAATCAACCTGAAGAAATCGAGCCTTACCTTTAGCCATAACACTCCATTGAAGTTCAGGAGATGATTTTCAAGGATTTTGAAAATCCCTTATGGTGATGGGCCAGCCAAATATCTGGGCTTACCTACTGAGTTTGGTTTGTGAAAAACCCAGGTGTTCAACTCCATCAATGAAAGAGTGACCAGTAGATATCAGAGTTGGAAGTACAACACCTTCTCTCGGTTGCAGGCAGGGAGGTCATGATTAAAGTAGCAGCCCTTCCTCTTACCAACTATGTTGGGTCCCACTTCAAAATATCAAGTTCGATCCATGGCCATATAAGGAAAGAAATGACTGACTTCTTTTGGGGTAAATCTGATCAAGGATCAAAGCTACATTGGATTGCCTGGGATAGACTGTGCAGGTCAAAAGGCAGGGGAGGCCTTGGGTTTAGAGATTCAACCCTACAAAATTGATCTCTGTTAGCTAAGGTGGCATGGCGCCTTTGGTCCCAACCGGACTCTCTTTGGGTGAGGTTCATCAAAGCTATATATTTCCCCAGGTGCATTTTTTTGGAAGCTAAGCTTGGTCACTAGCCATATTGGGCGTGGCGTTATGTTCTCAATGGTAGAAAAGCTCTTTGTGATGGTCTTCTGTGGAAAATCGAAACTGGGGATTCAGTTCACATTTGGGGCGACAACTGGGTGCCATCCCTTCCAAACTTTAGAATCTCTTCCCCAAGACCACCAGATTGCACTTTACTCTTGGTCTCAGAGCTGATCGATCAAGGAAACAGAACTTGGAGAAGGGATCTCATCAGCTCAGTTTTCCACCCAGTCGAGGCCAAGGCTATTTTGGATATTCAGTTGAGTCTTTTCCCGAGAGATGACTAGTTGGTTTGGGGAGGTAACAAGAATGGTATTTTTTCAACAATAGATCATCATTGTCCACTCACATTCCAGGGATGAAATCCCTCCTTCTGTTTGGAACCGTATTTGGGCCTGCGAGACTCTCCCTAAGATAAAAAATTTTATGTGGCGGGTGTGCGCCCAAGGCCTAGCATCGGGTGAAGCTTTGTTGAGGCGTCAAATTCCAATTGATCCGTCTTGCCAACGATGTGGTAAAGGTCTGGAATCCATCGATCATATTTTACTCGATTGTCCTTTCGCCCGGGCCGAATGGTTTGGCAgccccctctctttctctcctcccaaTGATGGTAATCCAAAATTCCACAGGTGGATTAAGTCTTGGGAATCTATTGACACTGGGTCAAAAGCTGGCAACAGAGAAGTAATGGGTTTAATTTCTTTCATTGCTAGGCACATTTGGCTAGCTCGAAATGATCACATCTTTAATTAGCGATCCTGGACCCCGATGGAAGTTTTAAACTCAGCCCAAACTGCCTTTAAGGACTTTACTACTACTAGAGGTTCTACAGGGAAGCCCACCTCGATCTTGGACATGGCCAATGATCCAATAACTCAGCCAGCCACACTTTCGCCAATTTGGATCCCGCCTCCTCCAGTTTGCTTTAAAATCAATTCTGACACTTCTCAGAAAAAGGATTCCAATTTGGGTGGTTCAAGATTTGTAATTCGAAACACTGGAGGAGAATGTTTGCTTGCCATCTCAGAGCCCACCCAAGCAAACACCATCTTATGCGGAGAAGGTATTGCTATGCGTTCAGCCTGCCTGTATGCCTTGGGGGAGGGATTTGACAGCGTCATTATTGAGTCTGATAACTAGGAGCTCATCCAATGCCTCAACAACCCATCCAGCCCAAGGACCTTGGAGGCTTCGTCTATCATCCATGGCATTCTCCATTTGGTTTCATATTTATTGATTGTATTTTCAGACATATTTGTAGGGAGAGCAACGCCGTTGCCGACTCTCTAGCTAGGAGGGCGCTGTCTCTGCCATGTAAGACAGCTTGGCCCATTTCTACTTCTTGGCTCCAAGATTTGTGTAACTTGGATGCCTCGGCTTTTTCTTGGTCTGGTCCacaataaatttaatttttaccaaaaaaaaaaaaaaattgatacccCGGAACCGGGTTTGACTGAGACCGTGCTTGCTGTACTCGCTTGTCCATGTTCGTGGAATGGCAAACAGGCCTAGGCCCTTGTATcatttgaactggttcaatgaCTGGTCCGACCAACTTAAAAGCCATGGACTGATCCGACCAATTTAAGAACTAAGGACCGGTTCTTACTTGTCTGGCGTTCTATCGAGCTTCACATCATGAAAACTCTGGAACGAGAAGAGCGGGAAACACGACACAAGTTAGAACAGTTGcgaaacttagggttttggtttgatttccgTTCGAGTCTTAACATATCCAATCTCCTCATGCATGCATCCATGGAAGTACGTCTCTCCTATCCTCAGACCTTGTGTCTCACAGATCAGCCCTTTATACGTGGCAGATTTTCTGTTTGTATTGATTATTTTATGCCCAAAAGCTTAAAGCAACCCCATTGTTTTGATCTCCGATCCACTTGGGATGTTTTTGAAGACCATTTCCAAATCTTAgtatcctctctctcttgatctctGAAACAAGAAAAGACAATCGTTGTTCTTCACTtccctttctttcccttttcgtTTATTTCTTCCATCTCTGTCCTTCCATGTTTCTTAATGCTTTTAGGTTTCTCAAATCCTCCTAACTACATTATATGGCATGCATGAAGCTGGGCTCTAAACCTGAAGCCTTCCGTCGTGAAGGGAATACCTGGTGAGAGAAACtgtttttcatttctctctctgtctggaTTTCTTGTTCTCTGTTTAACATAGTTTGTTTTGAAATGCTTCGTTTTGTTTGTTTAGGAAAATTAAGGTCTGGATACTCTCAAAACCTTTCCTATTCCTCTCCTGATTGTTGAATTAAATTAATTACTGATGACACAATTTGAGCTGAAGTGATGTTCCTCATTACATTACTAAAGGGTTTGGATGCATAGGTCATGTTGTTAAGCCTTCCCAAGGAGGATCAACATTTATATGTCCTTATCTTAtacacacccccccccaaaaaaaaaaaaaaataaaaaaaataattttttcaagtttttctCCTCGAAAGGGTGGATTATGATCACAAATGAATTACTGCTGGTTAGTGATGATGGTGTTCAGCTTTTGAGTCTTGATGTTTTGGGTGCAACTTATTTATCATTTATATGGATAATTCGATGTGGCATTCTTATACTCTAATTCATGTACTATTTTCCTCCACAGTTGATGTAGCTCTTGATTTTAAAACAATGGGCTAGGTTCAAAATCTTGTTTTCCATACTAGTCAGTATGGCCTTTCACATGGATTTTGATGAAGTTAAATAAACCTTCACTTAGAATGTAGGATTGGATctgcattttctttttaaatgttGTATTCTTCATCTAATCTTGCCAGAAAGAAGTTAACATCCTTGATCACAGGTTTTGTGCAAATGGGCTTCCATGCGACATTGTAATCGAATGTGGAGAATTGTCCTTTCAGCTTCACAAAGTGTGTTTCACCCTCTAATGGCAAAGTTTATTATTTTACTACACCCATTATGCTGTTCTTTTCTATATATCTATTCCTGTCATTAGTAATATTCTGTGAGTTATTTCACATGGATATCTTCTTAACTTTCCATTTTGTTACCCCCTACCTCTGGATTTGTTCTTTCTTGCAGTTTCCTTTGCTTTCCAGGAGTGGGGTTTTAGAAAAGCTGATTGCAGAAGCCTCTAATAATGATGGACAAAGCTGCATTTTGCGGCTTCATGACATACCCGGTGGAGCCAAGGTGTTTGAGCTCATAGCCAAATTCTGTTATGGGATTAAAATAGAACTTACTTCCCTTAATGTAGTTAGTCTTAGGTGTGCAGCCGAACACCTTCAGATGACTGAAGAGCATGGAGAGGGGAATCTGATCTTTCAAACAGAGAATTTCCTTAATGAGATATTTGGCAATTGGGCAGATTCAGTCAAAGTTCTTGATATGTGTGAGGAAGTTCTTCAATATGCTGAAGAACTCCACATTGTCTCGAGATGCATTGACTCCTTGGCAATGAAAGCTTGTGCCGACCCTAGCTTATTCAGTTTGTCTGCGTCAGGACGCACTAGCATGCATAGCCCTGGGGGTACTGTCTTATGGAATGGAATAGGCACAGCAGCAAAGCCAAAGCATGTGAGTGAAGATTGGTGGTATGAGGATGTGTCCTTCCTCAGTTTTCCAATCTATAAAAGATTAATCTTTGCCATTGAATTGAGAGGCATGAAGCCTGAGAATATTGCTGGGTCCCTCATGTTGTATGCAACAAGATATCTTCCTCTAAGTAGGTATTCAAACATCAGTGAGAATGTGAACCGTGTGATCCCTGGTTCTGCTATTTCTGCCCCTTCTGAGGCCAATCAGCGGGTTCTCCTCGAAGAGATTGTGGAGTTACTGCCCAATCAAAAGGGAGTTGCACCGACCAAGTTCCTGCTTGGTTTGCTCCGTACTGCCATGATCTTACATGCAAGCCCATCATGTAGAGAGAACTTGGAGAAAAGGGTGGGAGCTCAGTTGGACCAAGCTACGTTGGATGATCTTCTCATACCAAACATGGGCTACTCGGTGGAGACATTTCATGATATTGACTGTGTTCAGCGGATTCTTGATCACTACATGTCGGTGGATCATGCTGCTGCTGGTTCTTCCCCTTGTATAGTGGATGAGTCACAGTTAGAAGGGTCCCCTTCGCTGACCCCAATTACAATGGTTGCCAAGCTAGTGGATGAGTACCTTGCAGAGGTGGCATCTGATGTAAACTTGAAGTTTCCAAAGTTTCAAGCATTAGCAGCTGTGATTCCAGATTATGCTAGGCCACTTAATGATGGCCTCTACCGTGCAATTGATATATACCTCAAGGTACCAAAGTTTCTGATTTCTTTTTTCCCCGACTGTTGTTTCAGTAGCCAGTCAATGCAAATCAGTTGCTTAGGATGACTCTGTAACCAAATGAAGAGGAATCATTTTGTCTTGATAGCATTTGAAAACAGAGATTCATCATTGTTCGAATGATAATTAAGGATCTCAACGGTAAATGAACTGTTGCTCTTTAACTGTTATGATTGAATCATTTGAAAAACTATATGGAATGAATTCAGTTTTTTGGAAAACTCTCATACTGCATTTATGTATGTTTACTAACAcatttctcaacttcagtcaCATCCCTGGCTGACAGACTCTGAGAGGGAGCAGCTATGCAGGATCATGAACTGCCAAAAGCTCTCTTTGGAGGCCTGCACCCATGCAGCACAGAACGAGAGGCTACCTCTCCGATTAATTGTCCAAGTCCTATTCTTTGAGCAGCTTCGGCTCCGCACTTCTATTGCCGGCTGGTTCTTTGTTTCTGACAACCTTGAGAACTCCCAAAACTCACATGGGAACCTCTCACTCCACAAGCATGAAGGGTCGTCTCAGGAAAATCCTACTCATGATCAAGCTGTTAAAATTGACGACATGAAAGCGCGGGTCTCTGAGCTCGAGAAGGAATGCTCAAGCATGAAAGAGGAGATCCAGAAGTTGGGGAAGACAAGGAGTAGTTGGAATATCTTCGCTAGAAAGTTCGGATTTGGACTAAAGTCTGAGCCTAGCAAATCCAAAGCACCACCACCGCCAAAACCATCCACACAAGCACCACCTGTGAATGAACAGCAAGATCAGAATGGTGAGATGGCTAATTGATTTAGAAACTGCAAGCTAACAGAATAACATTGTTTCCACACATCTCTTCACTACTTCACTAGTTGAAAGTGCATTAGCTTTGATTCTTTAATTGGTTGAAAGTGCAGTAGCTTTAATTCTTTAATTGGTTGAAAGTGCATTAGCTTTgattcttttatttgttgaatATTTAATCATCAAAATGACTGTATTATGCTTAGAAGCAACCTTGTGATTTCATTTAATCTATAATAGATTCTTGATTTTTCTCCAAATTCTTTTGTGGTATTGGTTTTAAATTAACctgatttgatcaatcaattaAGTTCATTGCTTAAGCAATGTTTGCTCTATCATTGTAGTTGCCAAAAATGATGGAATGACTCTAATATAGGAAAAAATGTTCCTGAGAATGGAATAAGAAGGTCATGTGTAAAGAATCAATACCATCTTTTCCAAAAATATTTCCAACGAAAGTGATCTCGATGACTTTGATTTGGACTGTTTAGAATTGTCCTATTTGTATTTCAAGAAAATACATCTAGGAGAAGCTTACTATTGTAAATTATTTGACTATTTTGGTATTCTTTACAAAACCCGAggaacttgtctgtctgtttcTTCAGGGCATTCGGGAAATATGAACAGCTTTTGGAATTGTTTGAGGAGTGCTTGGAACAGCACTTGTGAAGAGTCATCTTCAGAACAATGCAAAGAATAGGGATGACATTATTCAAAATGTGAGAATGGATTtctggaaaaaagaaaaagaaaacgaaaatgTTAGAATGAATGGAAGTAATCAGAGGTCGAAAGGCCCTGCTTTGGGGAAATCATTTCTTGGAAAGCAGTTTTTGCCTTTTAACACTATCCATTAGTATTCCTAGGACTGAATCTaatagttggggggggggggggttgtgatGTTAAAATGTCATCAACAATGTTAGTAATTTTTCGAGAAAAAAAGGGTTAAGTAATTTTCTTGTTTACGTACAACTTCTTTGGCATCACCCAAAATGAGCTACAGTCAAACTTGTTTGATTTGTATGGTGGCTGTACTGAATATATTTtcattagaaacaaaaaaaaaagatgcttgATGGGAAGCCATTTCCTTTCCTCATTGGGACTAAAATTTTAACAGCAAGATTAGTGACCGTGTGAGTGTAAGGTCATCCATGATGAGCCGATTTATTGAATCTGTATATACATAGAAGATGTGAGAAATCCTAAGAAGAGTCCTCAGTTACCACTCCTACTATACATAGTGATGTGGATAATTATCTCTACCCAATGAATAGCTGACACGCGGCATAATAAAGGTGTGATTGAATTACACATGTGGTTAATGAGAATTCTCCACAAAAAAAAGCAAATCAACAAGATTGGCCTCCACAATTAACACCTATCACGACTTGCACACATCTTCAGAATACAGTAGTGAAAGgggaaaatccccaaaattaGGAATTCCATCTCTATCAAGACTCTTGCTGATTCAGAGTTACTTGACCATCAAGGGACCT containing:
- the LOC122645484 gene encoding BTB/POZ domain-containing protein At5g03250 — protein: MACMKLGSKPEAFRREGNTWFCANGLPCDIVIECGELSFQLHKFPLLSRSGVLEKLIAEASNNDGQSCILRLHDIPGGAKVFELIAKFCYGIKIELTSLNVVSLRCAAEHLQMTEEHGEGNLIFQTENFLNEIFGNWADSVKVLDMCEEVLQYAEELHIVSRCIDSLAMKACADPSLFSLSASGRTSMHSPGGTVLWNGIGTAAKPKHVSEDWWYEDVSFLSFPIYKRLIFAIELRGMKPENIAGSLMLYATRYLPLSRYSNISENVNRVIPGSAISAPSEANQRVLLEEIVELLPNQKGVAPTKFLLGLLRTAMILHASPSCRENLEKRVGAQLDQATLDDLLIPNMGYSVETFHDIDCVQRILDHYMSVDHAAAGSSPCIVDESQLEGSPSLTPITMVAKLVDEYLAEVASDVNLKFPKFQALAAVIPDYARPLNDGLYRAIDIYLKSHPWLTDSEREQLCRIMNCQKLSLEACTHAAQNERLPLRLIVQVLFFEQLRLRTSIAGWFFVSDNLENSQNSHGNLSLHKHEGSSQENPTHDQAVKIDDMKARVSELEKECSSMKEEIQKLGKTRSSWNIFARKFGFGLKSEPSKSKAPPPPKPSTQAPPVNEQQDQNGEMAN